Proteins encoded within one genomic window of Gadus macrocephalus chromosome 16, ASM3116895v1:
- the gpr4 gene encoding G-protein coupled receptor 4, giving the protein MCNISFCEVDSKVDQYFQPTLYIIVIVLGLPTNCMALWAAYMQVRQRNELGIYLINLSVADLLYIATLPLWIDYFLQHDHWIHGEESCKLFGFIFYTNIYVSIAFLCCISLDRYLAVAYPMRFAKVRRIKTAILVSALVWICEIVANSAPLFHNELFQDRFNHTFCFEKYPMQEWVAGMNLYRTFLGFLAPWTAMLVAYRGILVAVRCNVSTEREEKAKIQRLALSLILIVLFCFGPYHVLLLWRSVLFLNKPCDCGNEESMFAAYHVSLALTSLNCVADPILYCFVNEGARHDVGRALTSLMDAVCRRGRRKGSGTPSHADADADFLNAANSVSVETPLSAKKQPCVYADGTKAGGYKTELVALKEECLQMTILSGRK; this is encoded by the exons ATGTGCAACATCTCGTTCTGTGAAGTGGACAGCAAGGTGGACCAGTACTTCCAGCCCACCCTCtacatcatcgtcatcgtcctgGGCCTCCCCACCAACTGTATGGCCCTGTGGGCCGCGTACATGCAG GTGCGGCAGCGCAACGAGCTGGGCATCTACCTGATCAACCTGTCGGTGGCCGACCTGCTGTACATCGCCACGCTGCCGCTGTGGATCGACTACTTCCTGCAGCACGACCACTGGATCCACGGCGAGGAGAGCTGCAAGCTGTTCGGCTTCATCTTCTACACCAACATCTACGTCAGCATCGCCTTCCTGTGCTGCATCTCGCTGGACCGCTACCTGGCCGTGGCCTACCCCATGCGCTTCGCCAAGGTCCGCCGGATCAAAACAG CCATCCTGGTGAGCGCGCTGGTCTGGATCTGCGAGATCGTGGCCAACTCGGCGCCGCTCTTCCACAACGAGCTGTTCCAGGACCGCTTCAACCACACCTTCTGCTTCGAGAAGTACCCCATGCAGGAGTGGGTGGCGGGCATGAACCTCTACCGCACCTTCCTGGGCTTCCTGGCGCCCTGGACGGCCATGCTGGTGGCGTACCGGGGCATCCTGGTGGCGGTGCGCTGCAACGTGTCCACCGAGCGCGAGGAGAAGGCCAAGATCCAGCGGCTGGCGCTcagcctcatcctcatcgtgCTCTTCTGCTTCGGGCCGTACcacgtgctgctgctgtggcgCAGCGTGCTCTTCCTCAACAAGCCGTGCGACTGCGGCAACGAGGAGAGCATGTTCGCCGCCTACCACGTGTCGCTGGCGCTCACCAGCCTCAACTGCGTGGCCGACCCCATCCTGTACTGCTTCGTCAACGAGGGGGCGCGGCACGACGTGGGCCGGGCGCTGACCTCGCTGATGGACGCCGTGTGCCGCCGCGGCCGCCGCAAGGGCTCCGGCACGCCATCGCACGCCGACGCCGACGCCGACTTCCTCAACGCGGCCAACTCCGTCTCGGTGGAGACGCCGCTGTCGGCCAAGAAGCAGCCGTGCGTGTACGCCGACGGCACCAAGGCCGGCGGCTACAAGACGGAGCTGGTGGCGCTGAAGGAGGAGTGTCTGCAGATGACCATCCTCAGCGGGAGGAAGTAA